One stretch of Holophagaceae bacterium DNA includes these proteins:
- a CDS encoding molybdenum cofactor biosynthesis protein MoaE, protein MIPAAAVLEGPLDATVLRASVSDPAAGAIVVFEGTARDHHQGQAVESLAYEAFVPMAEAELQRLRLEAMDRFALSRCAIHHRIGEVPLLEAAVVIAVSSAHRKEAFEAAAWLMDRIKESVPIWKRERYRHGGDAWVEGVERRP, encoded by the coding sequence GTGATTCCTGCTGCGGCCGTGCTCGAAGGACCCCTGGATGCAACCGTGCTGCGGGCCTCGGTGTCCGATCCCGCCGCGGGCGCCATCGTGGTTTTCGAGGGCACCGCGCGCGACCACCACCAGGGCCAGGCGGTGGAATCCCTGGCCTACGAGGCCTTCGTCCCCATGGCGGAAGCGGAGCTCCAGCGATTGCGGCTCGAAGCCATGGACCGCTTCGCGCTGAGCCGCTGCGCCATCCACCACCGCATCGGCGAGGTCCCATTGCTCGAAGCCGCCGTCGTCATCGCCGTCTCGAGCGCCCATCGCAAGGAGGCCTTCGAGGCCGCCGCCTGGTTGATGGACCGCATCAAGGAAAGCGTGCCCATCTGGAAGCGGGAGAGGTACCGGCACGGTGGCGATGCTTGGGTTGAAGGCGTGGAACGCCGGCCTTGA
- a CDS encoding DUF1292 domain-containing protein: MAHEGHEHGPDCNHGDDDSFEIEVVELEDENGEKEEFAILEEVDFEGRHFCVLAPLEEVQAQNDGKDSEEGLSLEIFEVKDDMFTALEDEEMAERLMKHLDEVAAKLEAEEEKD, encoded by the coding sequence ATGGCCCACGAAGGACACGAGCACGGTCCGGATTGCAATCACGGAGACGACGATTCCTTTGAAATCGAAGTCGTGGAACTCGAAGACGAAAACGGCGAAAAAGAGGAATTCGCGATCCTCGAAGAGGTGGACTTCGAAGGCCGGCATTTCTGCGTGCTCGCCCCCTTGGAGGAAGTCCAGGCCCAGAACGACGGCAAGGACAGCGAAGAGGGCCTGAGCCTTGAAATTTTCGAAGTGAAGGACGACATGTTCACCGCCCTCGAGGACGAGGAGATGGCCGAGCGGCTCATGAAGCATCTGGATGAAGTCGCCGCCAAGCTCGAAGCCGAGGAAGAGAAGGACTGA
- a CDS encoding LarC family nickel insertion protein has product MSQQQLWVDPFSGLSGDIWIGGWLALGVPEAELRAVLSLLPFDDLGLRVDEAVRCGIQGTKASVVIGGRVDEGQTEHVDLEAGARRATSRRKAMRLGGGDPPAHGLAWKEIDALLKKHLPSRIGEVARSAFEKLGLAEARVHGLPLGQVHFHEVGMKDSIADMALASAGWIALEEPTTHIGSIALGRGRTKMAHGDFPIPAPAALFLLEGFETHPGVAPLDKELTTPTGAALAAQLATHRKAPARFIPQRSAFAAGGWDFKDSPNVCRFTLGEVPGASAALLQLETNLDDATPQQVAHAQALLMEHGALDVWITAATFKKGRSGWVLGMILEPSRLEPLTRIIGAELPTLGLRYWPLHRLEADRRFSTADVDGESVLVKEGSWEGITQRHPEFEDARRAAEKLNQPLRDVQKKAEEGG; this is encoded by the coding sequence GTGTCGCAGCAGCAGCTTTGGGTGGATCCCTTTTCTGGACTCTCCGGCGATATCTGGATCGGCGGATGGCTGGCCTTGGGTGTCCCGGAAGCGGAGCTGCGGGCTGTCCTAAGCCTCCTGCCCTTCGATGACCTCGGCCTGCGGGTGGACGAAGCCGTGCGCTGCGGCATCCAAGGCACCAAGGCGAGCGTGGTCATCGGCGGCCGGGTGGACGAAGGCCAGACGGAGCATGTGGACCTCGAAGCGGGAGCCAGGCGCGCGACCTCGCGCCGCAAGGCGATGAGGCTCGGTGGTGGCGATCCCCCTGCCCATGGACTGGCCTGGAAGGAAATCGACGCGCTCCTGAAAAAACATCTGCCGTCCCGCATCGGCGAAGTGGCCAGGTCCGCCTTCGAAAAACTGGGCCTTGCCGAAGCCCGGGTCCACGGGCTGCCCCTCGGCCAGGTGCATTTCCACGAAGTGGGGATGAAGGATTCCATCGCCGACATGGCATTGGCCTCGGCGGGCTGGATCGCGCTCGAGGAGCCCACCACACATATCGGTTCCATCGCCCTGGGCCGGGGGCGCACGAAGATGGCGCACGGCGATTTTCCGATTCCCGCTCCCGCCGCGTTATTCCTGTTGGAAGGCTTTGAGACCCATCCAGGGGTAGCGCCCCTCGACAAGGAACTCACCACGCCCACCGGCGCGGCCTTGGCGGCGCAGTTGGCCACGCATCGCAAAGCCCCGGCCCGGTTCATTCCCCAGAGATCCGCCTTCGCGGCCGGGGGCTGGGACTTCAAGGATTCGCCCAACGTCTGCCGCTTCACCCTGGGCGAAGTTCCGGGCGCCAGCGCCGCATTGCTGCAACTCGAGACGAACCTCGACGATGCCACCCCCCAGCAGGTGGCCCATGCCCAGGCGCTGTTGATGGAACATGGCGCCCTGGACGTCTGGATCACCGCTGCCACCTTCAAGAAAGGCCGCAGCGGCTGGGTGCTGGGCATGATCCTGGAGCCTTCCCGGCTCGAGCCCCTCACCCGGATCATCGGCGCGGAATTGCCGACCCTTGGACTGCGCTATTGGCCCCTGCATCGGCTGGAAGCCGACCGCCGGTTTTCAACTGCGGATGTGGACGGCGAATCTGTGCTCGTGAAGGAAGGGAGCTGGGAAGGGATCACCCAACGGCACCCGGAATTCGAAGACGCCCGGCGGGCTGCGGAAAAACTCAATCAGCCCCTGCGGGATGTGCAGAAAAAGGCCGAGGAGGGTGGCTGA